Below is a genomic region from Paraburkholderia sp. BL23I1N1.
ATCGTCATTTCGGCGAAGAAGAAGCCTGACGCGAGACATGCCATCGACAGGTACAGGCTGTGCGTGAACATCAGCGGAATGAGCGAGAGCAGACAGAACAGCATGCAGACCGACACCATCCAGCTTCGGGCACGCTTCAGGCTGCGCGTGCGCGTGAAGATCCAGTCGGTCACGATGCCGCCGAGCGTGTCGCCGATCACACCAGCAAAGAACACAACTGAGGCGAAGATCGCGGACTTTTGAAGTTGCAGGTGATAGCTGTGCAGGAAGTACTGCGGAATCCAGCTGAGGAACAGCCACAAGGTCCAGCCGTAGCAGAAGTACACGATCGTGACCGGCCACATGCGGCGAAACAATTTTCCCCACGGCACGCCGGCCGCTTTCTGCTTCGGCGTGGGCAAGATTTCGAGTTCCTCGGTCGTGATACGCGGATGATCTTTCGGATGTTCGGTGAACGTGAACGCCCACACCGCCACCCACACCAAGCTGAACACGCCGCAGATATAGAACGATTCGCGCCAGCCCCAGGTCGCCATCACCAGCACGATCAGGCCGGGTGCAACCGCATTGCCGATACGCGATGCCGCGTGGGTAATGCCCTGCGCAAAGCCGCGTTTTTCTTTCGCCACCCAGCGCGCCATCGCGGAGGTCGCGGCAGGAAACGTGGCGCCTTCGCCGAAACCGAGCAATACACGCGCGGCCAGCAATGAAACCAGGCCGCCGGCGAAACCGGTCAGCAACGTCGCGACGCCCCAGATGGCGCCGCAGAAAATCAGCGTGCGTTTTGCACCGAAGCGGTCACTGACCCAGCCACCGATGATCTGAAAAATCAGATACGGATAAGCGAAGGCGGAGAACACGAGGCCCACTTCCGTATGGGAAAGGCCGAACTCCTTGCCGAATCCTGCCGCCGCGGTGCTGACGTTGACGCGGTCCAGGTAAGTGATGAAGTACATGATGCATAGCATCACTAGAACGATACTGGTCGCACTGCTCACACGAAACCGCTTCATCGTCTCTCTCCATTGCAGTCTATCGACGGCGCGCCTGAAATGGCGCGCTGCGTCGCTGCCCGCCGGCGACATACGCCGCGGGAACATCGCACGTTGTTCGTGGGCCGCGTTCTATGCGCGGCTTCGTGAGGGAAGTGCTCACCGCCTTCCCTTGCTGCGAGATGCGTGTTGCTTGTTGCTTGCCGCTTGTTGCTTGTTGTGCTGGCGCACCGATGCATCGAGCACCAATGCTCCCAGGCGCTTAAGCCGCGGCTTTCAGCCCAGAGGCTTGCGTCGGCTGGCTCAACCACTCCATAGCGGCAGGCAGACCGCTCTCCTTGAGCGGCACGCCCGCGAGCCGCAGGCCCATTTCGCAACCGGCCAGCGTTGCCAGCAGCATAAGGTCGTTGCAGTCGCCCAGATGCCCGATGCGGAACATGCGGCCTTTCATCTTGCCGAGGCCGGTACCGAGCGACATGTCGAAGCGTTCATAGATGACTTTGCGCACGGCGTCGGCATCGATGCCCTCGGGCATCATCACGCCGGTCAGCACCGGGCTATACACAGTGGGGTCCGCACACTGGATCTCCAGGCCCCAGGCGCGAACCGCGCGTCGGGTGGCTTCGGCGAGACGCTCGTGACGGGCGAACACGTTGTCGAGCCCTTCACCGAGAATCATCTCCAGCGCCTCGTTGAGCCCGTACAGCAGGTTCGTGTTCGGCGTGTACGGCCAGTAGCCGGTCTTGTTCATCTCGACGATGTCGGTCCAGTCCCAGAAGCTGCGCGGCAGCTTGGCCTGCTTGCTGGCGGCCAACGCCTTCGGCGAGATCGCGTTGAAGCTGATGCCCGGCGGCAGCATCAAACCCTTTTGCGAGCCCGACACGGTGACGTCGACACCCCATTCGTCGTGGCGATAGTCGGCACAGGCGAGGCCCGAGATCGTGTCGACCAAGAGCAGCGCCGGGTGACCGGCGGCGTCGATCGCGTGGCGCACGGCGGCGATATCCGACGTGACGCCCGTCGAGGTTTCGTTATGGACGACGCACACCGCTTTGATCGCGTGCTGCGTGTCGGCGCGCAGCCGCTCTTCGATCATGTGCGGCTGAACCCCACGCCGCCAGCCTTCGATGCCAGGCAAGCCGAGGAACTCCGGCTTCAGTCCGACGCTTTCCGCCATCTTTTTCCACAGCGTGGCGAAGTGACCGGTTTCGAACATCAGCACGTGGTCGCCAGGGCTCAGCGTGTTCGACAGCGCCGCTTCCCATGCGCCGGTGCCGGACGCCGGATAGATCACTACCGGCTGCTGCGTCTTGAAGATTTTCTTGATGCCGTCGAGCACTTTCAGACCGAGTTCGCCGAACTCGGGGCCGCGGTGATCGATGGTCGGGTAGCTCATCGCGCGGAGAATGCGATCGGGCACCGGGCTCGGACCCGGAATCTGCAGAAAGTGACGGCCAGCGGGGTGAAAGTCTAGCTTGAGCATTGGGCTCCTCCGATTGAATTTTGCATGCAAAAAACTATATCAGACGATCTGTGACGATTCCAAGCCAAAATTTGCGTGTGGACACCGGTGTTTACCCGCGCTATTAACTAATCTTTATGCTTCCGATAAAATCTCAGCAGACATGATGTTGAGGGCTTTTGTATGCAAAATTCGGATTTCGATGCAGGTGTGACCGCTTCCCCGCTGATGCCGAAGGTCGAGCGCCAGCGCTTGCACGACACGGTGGTGGAGCACATTCGCCGTTTTATCGTCGAGGGGGTGCTCGAGCCGGGCAAGAAACTGAACGAGCGCGAGTTATGCGAGACGCTTGGGATTTCGCGCACGCCGTTGCGGGAGGCGCTGAAGGTGTTGGCCGCGGAAGGGCTGATCGAGATTTCGCCGAACCGGGGCGCGTCGGTGTCGAAGATGTCGGAAGCCGAGTTGCGCGAGACCTTTGAATTGATGAGTGGTCTTGAGGCTTTTTCCGGCGAACTGGCGGCGGAGCGGATGACGGCTGCGGAGCTTGCTGAGATCAAGGCGTTGCACTACGCGATGCTGGCTTGCCGGACGCAGAACGATCTGGCGGGGTATTACAGCCGCAACCAGGCGATTCACGACAAGATCAATGAGGCGGCGAGGAATTCAGCACTGCGGCAGACTTATGTTGCTGTGAATCGGCGCTTGCAGGCGTTGAGGTTTCGGTCGAATTTTCAGATCCCTAAGTGGGATAGTGCGATTCATGATCACGATGAAATGTTGAAGGCGCTCGAGGCGCGGGATGGGAAGAAGCTGAGCGCGATTCTTCGGCAGCATTTGCTGGATAAGCGGGATGCGGTTTTGCAGGTGCAGTCACGGGAAGATGTCGCGGGGTCGCCGCTTAAGGCTTGATGTTGTTTTTTTTGGTTGCGCGGCGCTTTGGTTGGCTGTGGTTTTATGGTGTTGGCCTTTCCTTGTCTTGTTAGAGGGTGTTAGGCACTTTTTGTCGGACCTGGTATCGTCAAGAACCTGTTTCACCATCGCAAGACACGATACCAGGGCTTGGCCAGGAACACCGCGCAACTGTTCAGCCTGTTCGCTCTCGCGAATCTGGTGATTGCGCGAAATCTGTTGCGATCGGTCCATGGGAGCAAACCGTCATGCGTATGAAAAATGCGAGCAGGGAGGCTCGTTTACGCGCCCACTTCACTGAATTGAGCATCGATTCGCTTCGTCATCCAGAAAATTCGATGCCATCTCGCCTGCAACTTGGGCAGTTGGTCCATTGATCAGCGTTTCCCTAGCGGTGTGAGCCGCTTTCTTCGCTTATCTTTCTTTGCGGCGGCGGCAAAGAAAGTAAGTTGTAGTGCCGCCCCGCACAGGGGCAACGCTAATAGATCACTAACAAAACAAGGAAAGGCCAACGCCATAAAAAAACACAGCCCAAACAAACCGCCGAGCAGGCAACAAAACTTATCCCCACAAAATGTGCCCAATCCTGTGGACAACCTGAGCACAGACAAGCCAAGTACTTGATGCCGCAGGCGTATACACAAACGTCTCAACAGCAGGCAGGAACCCCGGCGCACCTGCAAGCGTGTGATAAAAAGTAACTCCCATCCCATATCAAGTGCCGAGGCTCCCGCATGTCCTCCGTCATGGGCTTCAAACTCGTCCTGCTGTCGCTCGCCGCGATGATCGGTCTCCAACTGCTCGCCAAGCGGCTGCAACTCCCCCCAGCCGCAGCGCTTCTGGTCGGCGGCGCCGCGATGGCCTTCGTGCCTGGACTGCCTCCCATCAACCTCGATCCCGAACTGGTCCTGGTCGTGTTCCTACCGCCCCTCCTCATGGACGGTGCGTACTTCTCCGTCTGGGACGAGTTCAAACGCAACCTTGGCGGCATCCTGCTGCTCGCGATCGGTGCCGTCGCCTTTACGACCCTCGCGGTCGGCCTGGTCGTGCATTGGGTCGTGCCGGCCCTACCGTGGAGCGCGTGCTTCGCGCTCGGCGCGATCGTCTCGCCACCCGACGCCGTCGCCGCGAAGGCTGTGCTGGAACGCGTCGCGCTGCCGCGCCGCTTGATGGTGCTCCTCGAAGGCGAAAGCCTCCTCAACGACGCCGCCGGCATCGTGCTGTTTCGCTTCGCCGTCGCGGCCGCGCTCACCGGCATGTTCAGCGCGCAACACGCGCTCGGGCAGTTTACGGTGCTCGGACTGGGTGGCGTGGCGGTAGGCATCGCGATCGGTTTCGTGGTCGTCAAGCTGCTGCACTATCTCGACGACGCCTACCTCATCATCACCGCATCCGCACTCTCCCCATGGATTAGCTACATCGCCGGCGACATGCTGGACGTCTCGGGCGTCATCGCGACCGTCAGTTGCGGGATGGTGCTCGGCTGGCATCAGCATGAAATTTTCTCCGCCTCCGTTCGCATGCGCGGCACGGCTTTCTGGCAGATCTTGATCTTCCTGATGGAAGCCCTGGTGTTCCTTCTGATCGGGCTGTCGCTGCGCGGTGTGATCGTGCGGCTGGGCGGTGTCGGCGATACGTTGACCGCGCTGGCGCCCACGGTCGGCGCCGTGATCGCAGCGGTCGTGCTGTCACGCTTCGTGTGGGTGTTCGTCGTCGAATGGTTGAAAGGACTGGTGTGCAAGCTGATGCAGCGTACAAACATCGCGCTCGACTGGCGCTCGGCAGCCGTGACGAGTTGGGCCGGCATGCGTGGCGTGGTGACGCTGGCGATCGCGCTTTCGTTGCCCGAGGCGATGCCGGGGCGTGACCTGATTCTGGTCGCGTCATTCGCGGTCATTCTCGTGACTGTGCTCGGGCAGGGAACCACGATCGGCGCGTTGATTCGCTGGGTCAAACTGGACAGCGTCCAGGAGCGCAATGAACAGCATTTGGGCGAACCGCAGGCTTGGGCGAGGCTCGAAGCAACGCAGCTTGCCGCGATTCAGCCGCTCGTGCACGACGCAGAGGGACAAGTGATTCATCCACGCTTGCTGGAGCAATACAGCTATCGGGCGCGGATAACCGAAGCTCACCAGGACGAAACAGAGTATCCCGCCGATGTTCGAGAGGCGCATTACAACGTCGTGCTTGCCGCCGTGGCGGCCGGTCGCCGGGAGTTGTTGCGGATGCATCGGTCAGGGTTGATTCATGATGAACTGCTGACCGAGCTGGAGCGGGATCTCGATTTGCAGGAGATCGCCGCGCTGCATGGCAGAGGATAACCGGGCCGCGCCTGACGTTAGTCCACACGCGAACCCGGTCGATGCCTGGCCCGTTTCAATGACCTTTGAAAATATCCAGCAGTTGATTCTGCATTTGCATCATCTCGTGCGCGTGCTTCATCTCCATCTGCGCCATCGAGTCCTGATACTCCATTTCCATCTGCATCATTTTCTGCTCGATGCCGATGGCCTGGGTGCGCTGCTCAGGCGTCAGCTTCTCCATCATCATGCCGAAGTTCGGCGGCATCAGATAGGTGCCGGCACGCCCTATTCCCTGAGCCTGTACGGAACCCGCAATCAGCGCGAGTGGCAACAGGCTGCACATCACGACAGCTCGAATCGATTTCATGACATCTCCAGTCTCAAGTTAGTAGCCGGGTTTCAGAATCGGCTACATAGGCGACGTTCAAACGCTCAGACAGACAAGCCGCGGTCGAGCCGCTGCACACGCCAGGTCTGGGATTGCAACACCCGGGGCTGGCCGCCGTGCACGATCGTCCAGGTGTTTCATGCGTTTAGTCGCGAACGCTGACTGGAAATGACATGCTGGATGGAAATTACGCCGATAATCTTTTTTCTATGTCGCTGTCACTTTCGCTACGAAGTGCCGACTAATCCTTCCAGGCCGAACCCAGAATCATCGTGCAGAAATTCTCGCGATGGTAATGCGGGTCTTTCAGCGCCAGCACGTCCGCCTTCACGTTGCCGAAAGTCGTTTCCGGTTTGTGGATCGTGCCGTGCGCGAATGCGTCGATAATCCCTTCCTTGAAATGCGCGCCGCGCGGGTGGGCGTGAATGACCTCATGACGCTGATGCTCGCTGAACTCATCGTAAGCGAGACCCAGCACGTCCATCTCGACACCTGCCGTGACCAAAGCCACCACCGGCTTCATATATTGCGGAATCCCAGGCGTGGTGTGCAGCGCAATCGAATTCCATACCTGTTCGATATCGTCCTCGCCGATACCGTGGCGCTTCAGAAGATCACGCGCCGCGTTCGCGCCGTCCACCTCGAATCGATCATGCTCGCTGCTATACGGCGCGACGAGTCCCATGTCGTGAAACATCGCGCCGATGTACAGCAACTCGGGGTCATACTTGAATTGCTTGCGCGCGCCCTCCAGCGAGCCGAACAGGAACACGCGCCGCGAATGGTGATAGAGCAATTCGGTTTCAGTATCGCGCATAAGCTGCATGGATGCGGCGCGCAAGTTGCTCGAAAGCAGCGACGCGGCGCTCAAAGCGATTGCCTACGACTGCGGCTTCGGCACCGCGGACCGGATGCGTATCGTCTTCACGAAGCGGATCGGCGTCACGCCGATGCAATATCGCGAGCGCTTTCGTTCCGAGTGAACGAGAGATTCGCGTGAGAAAATGACGGTCTTCTCAAGCCAACGATCACAAGGAACGACATGTCCATCTCTTCTCCGATCCGCGCGATCGTGACCGGCCACGCGCGCGGTCTGGGCGCCGCCCTTGCTGAACAACTGCTGGCGCGCGGCGTCGCGGTACTGGGCTTGTCCCGCTCGCGTCATGCCACGCTTAAAGCACGTTTCCTGGCACTGCTCGAAGAAATCGAGCTCGAGCTTGCCGATCCCACGCGCGTCGCGCAGTGGGTCGCAACCGATGCACTGAAGCGCTTCGTCAGCGGCGCACAGAGCGTCCTGCTGATCAACAACGCGGGCATGGTTCAGCCAATCGGTCCGATCGAAGGTCAGAACGCCGCGGACATCGCCACCGCCGTGAGCCTGAACGTGGCCACGCCGCTCATGCTGGCGAGCGCGCTCGCCGCAGCCAGCGTCGACGCAACCGATCGGCGCATCGTGCATATCTCGAGCGGTGCGGCGCGCAATGCGTATTCCGGCTGGAGCATTTACTGCGCGACCAAAGCCGCGCTGGATCATCACGCACGCGCCGTTGCACTCGACGCGAATCGCGCGCTGCGCATTTGCAGTCTGGCGCCGGGCGTGATCGATACAAACATGCAGGCGGAAATTCGCGGTAGCGGCACCGAGCAGTTCCCGTTGCGTGAAAAATTCGAAGACCTCAAGCGCAATGGCCAGCTTTCGACACCTGAACAATGCGCGACCCAGTTGCTCGATTACGCCTTCAGCGATGCATTCGGGCAAACGCCGGTGGCCGATATTCGCGAGGTCGCGAAGCAAGGCTGACACGCGCGCGCCACGCTCCCGTAAAACCTCACCTTTCGGTTGATACGTAGATACGTCGATGCTCAAACGCCGGGCGCAACCATCGCGCCGCGCTCGGCCGCCCCGATCTCGCCGTGCGGTACGAACACATAGCCGCGTCCCCATACCGTCTGAACAAAGCGTGGCTCGGAAGGATCGATCTCGATCAGCCGCCGCAACCGCCAGATCGAGACGTCGAGACTGCGCCCTTGATGCAGCACGCTATTGCCGCGCAACTTCTCGTTGAGTTGCACGCGCGTGAGCACGGTCATCGCATGATTGACGAAGATTTTCAGCAACGCGAACTCCGAGCTGCGCAGCGCGAAATGCTCGTTGTCGCGGCGCAATTCGCGCGCGGAGAAATTCAGCTCGCAACGTCCGAAGCGATAC
It encodes:
- a CDS encoding SDR family oxidoreductase; amino-acid sequence: MSISSPIRAIVTGHARGLGAALAEQLLARGVAVLGLSRSRHATLKARFLALLEEIELELADPTRVAQWVATDALKRFVSGAQSVLLINNAGMVQPIGPIEGQNAADIATAVSLNVATPLMLASALAAASVDATDRRIVHISSGAARNAYSGWSIYCATKAALDHHARAVALDANRALRICSLAPGVIDTNMQAEIRGSGTEQFPLREKFEDLKRNGQLSTPEQCATQLLDYAFSDAFGQTPVADIREVAKQG
- a CDS encoding Na+/H+ antiporter, whose amino-acid sequence is MSSVMGFKLVLLSLAAMIGLQLLAKRLQLPPAAALLVGGAAMAFVPGLPPINLDPELVLVVFLPPLLMDGAYFSVWDEFKRNLGGILLLAIGAVAFTTLAVGLVVHWVVPALPWSACFALGAIVSPPDAVAAKAVLERVALPRRLMVLLEGESLLNDAAGIVLFRFAVAAALTGMFSAQHALGQFTVLGLGGVAVGIAIGFVVVKLLHYLDDAYLIITASALSPWISYIAGDMLDVSGVIATVSCGMVLGWHQHEIFSASVRMRGTAFWQILIFLMEALVFLLIGLSLRGVIVRLGGVGDTLTALAPTVGAVIAAVVLSRFVWVFVVEWLKGLVCKLMQRTNIALDWRSAAVTSWAGMRGVVTLAIALSLPEAMPGRDLILVASFAVILVTVLGQGTTIGALIRWVKLDSVQERNEQHLGEPQAWARLEATQLAAIQPLVHDAEGQVIHPRLLEQYSYRARITEAHQDETEYPADVREAHYNVVLAAVAAGRRELLRMHRSGLIHDELLTELERDLDLQEIAALHGRG
- a CDS encoding alanine--glyoxylate aminotransferase family protein codes for the protein MLKLDFHPAGRHFLQIPGPSPVPDRILRAMSYPTIDHRGPEFGELGLKVLDGIKKIFKTQQPVVIYPASGTGAWEAALSNTLSPGDHVLMFETGHFATLWKKMAESVGLKPEFLGLPGIEGWRRGVQPHMIEERLRADTQHAIKAVCVVHNETSTGVTSDIAAVRHAIDAAGHPALLLVDTISGLACADYRHDEWGVDVTVSGSQKGLMLPPGISFNAISPKALAASKQAKLPRSFWDWTDIVEMNKTGYWPYTPNTNLLYGLNEALEMILGEGLDNVFARHERLAEATRRAVRAWGLEIQCADPTVYSPVLTGVMMPEGIDADAVRKVIYERFDMSLGTGLGKMKGRMFRIGHLGDCNDLMLLATLAGCEMGLRLAGVPLKESGLPAAMEWLSQPTQASGLKAAA
- a CDS encoding HD domain-containing protein; translation: MQLMRDTETELLYHHSRRVFLFGSLEGARKQFKYDPELLYIGAMFHDMGLVAPYSSEHDRFEVDGANAARDLLKRHGIGEDDIEQVWNSIALHTTPGIPQYMKPVVALVTAGVEMDVLGLAYDEFSEHQRHEVIHAHPRGAHFKEGIIDAFAHGTIHKPETTFGNVKADVLALKDPHYHRENFCTMILGSAWKD
- a CDS encoding MFS transporter — translated: MKRFRVSSATSIVLVMLCIMYFITYLDRVNVSTAAAGFGKEFGLSHTEVGLVFSAFAYPYLIFQIIGGWVSDRFGAKRTLIFCGAIWGVATLLTGFAGGLVSLLAARVLLGFGEGATFPAATSAMARWVAKEKRGFAQGITHAASRIGNAVAPGLIVLVMATWGWRESFYICGVFSLVWVAVWAFTFTEHPKDHPRITTEELEILPTPKQKAAGVPWGKLFRRMWPVTIVYFCYGWTLWLFLSWIPQYFLHSYHLQLQKSAIFASVVFFAGVIGDTLGGIVTDWIFTRTRSLKRARSWMVSVCMLFCLLSLIPLMFTHSLYLSMACLASGFFFAEMTIGPMWAIPMDIAPEYSGTASGMMNTGSALAAIISPVVGGFLIDYFGSWELPFLGSMLLMAIGVVLAFRMQPESKFELGAADKAHATTGVGA
- a CDS encoding GntR family transcriptional regulator, encoding MQNSDFDAGVTASPLMPKVERQRLHDTVVEHIRRFIVEGVLEPGKKLNERELCETLGISRTPLREALKVLAAEGLIEISPNRGASVSKMSEAELRETFELMSGLEAFSGELAAERMTAAELAEIKALHYAMLACRTQNDLAGYYSRNQAIHDKINEAARNSALRQTYVAVNRRLQALRFRSNFQIPKWDSAIHDHDEMLKALEARDGKKLSAILRQHLLDKRDAVLQVQSREDVAGSPLKA